One window of Nocardia nova SH22a genomic DNA carries:
- a CDS encoding HpcH/HpaI aldolase/citrate lyase family protein, with protein MPSADAPATGRPRRSALVTPALRPDRYLNALTCGAAVGIVDLEDSVAEDKKRDARSMAAEFFSMSADTETLRGIRINALTTEHGLYDLLALTEWSAKPASILVPKAESPRDFDIVAEVVDEPGYQPLLYALVETPRAIDEVQAIAAHPRVAGLSFGAADYALLIGATRDSLSLISARQAIVNAARRYGKMAVDSPFFELEEVESLVREANEAKSFGFHGKGAVHPSQVAIIDACFSPTAEEIAFAYDVVESSSRNSGIARINGRMVGAPIAQAARNTIEEYEGGGHV; from the coding sequence ATGCCATCCGCTGACGCTCCGGCGACTGGACGCCCCCGTCGCAGCGCACTGGTCACACCGGCGTTACGACCTGATCGATACCTGAATGCATTGACCTGCGGTGCCGCAGTCGGCATCGTGGATCTTGAGGATTCGGTTGCCGAGGACAAAAAGCGCGACGCCCGCAGCATGGCCGCCGAGTTCTTCTCGATGTCCGCGGATACCGAGACACTGCGAGGCATCCGGATCAACGCGCTGACCACCGAGCACGGACTGTACGACCTACTCGCGCTCACCGAATGGTCCGCGAAACCCGCCAGCATCCTCGTGCCGAAGGCGGAATCACCGCGCGACTTCGACATCGTCGCAGAGGTCGTTGACGAACCCGGCTACCAACCGCTTCTGTACGCGCTTGTCGAGACGCCGCGGGCGATCGACGAGGTACAGGCAATAGCCGCTCACCCGCGGGTAGCCGGACTCTCCTTCGGCGCAGCCGATTACGCTTTGCTGATCGGTGCCACGAGGGATTCGCTGTCACTAATCTCCGCGCGGCAAGCGATCGTCAATGCGGCACGTAGGTACGGAAAAATGGCAGTGGACTCTCCCTTCTTCGAATTAGAGGAGGTGGAATCCCTGGTTCGTGAGGCGAACGAGGCGAAGTCGTTCGGATTCCATGGCAAAGGTGCCGTGCACCCGAGCCAGGTGGCGATCATCGATGCCTGCTTCTCGCCCACGGCAGAAGAAATCGCGTTCGCGTATGACGTCGTAGAAAGTAGCTCGCGCAATTCGGGCATCGCGCGAATCAACGGCAGAATGGTCGGTGCGCCGATCGCCCAGGCGGCTCGAAATACCATCGAAGAGTACGAAGGGGGCGGACATGTCTGA
- a CDS encoding MaoC family dehydratase, producing the protein MSEVAQESGALHGYRMLSSGAYREVVGLDFGDLAEGLTVEHRPGRTVTEYDDMLFCALTGNVAPIHTDYKFAEKTRWKRPLVCGSVTLGIAVGMTTRTFSGMTIANLTLANAKFSHPVFAGDTLYAASTVNELRLSDSVPNLGIVSITTVGYVDAHEVLSFDRSFMLPVNSEAERDDLGY; encoded by the coding sequence ATGTCTGAGGTGGCCCAGGAGAGCGGGGCGCTACACGGATACCGCATGCTGTCGTCCGGAGCTTATCGTGAGGTTGTCGGATTGGATTTCGGCGATCTCGCCGAGGGGCTCACCGTCGAGCACCGCCCCGGTCGTACTGTCACCGAATACGACGACATGCTGTTCTGTGCCCTGACCGGGAATGTTGCTCCCATCCATACCGACTACAAATTTGCCGAGAAGACTCGATGGAAGCGGCCTCTCGTGTGTGGATCCGTGACGTTGGGCATTGCCGTCGGCATGACCACCCGCACGTTCAGCGGAATGACCATCGCCAATTTGACTTTGGCCAATGCGAAGTTCTCGCATCCGGTATTCGCGGGCGATACCCTGTACGCTGCCAGCACAGTCAACGAACTCCGGCTCAGTGATTCTGTGCCGAATTTGGGGATCGTGTCCATTACGACAGTCGGGTATGTCGATGCCCACGAAGTCCTGAGCTTTGACCGATCTTTCATGTTGCCGGTGAATTCCGAGGCTGAGCGAGACGATCTCGGCTACTGA
- a CDS encoding glycosyltransferase family 4 protein gives MEIVLTVSDQAWGGKQRYMQQVAAGLAQVGHAVSVVVEDGSAMLTACEAAGLRTVCVSAFGTDTPAVDALREVFQMSDPSIVCVTGRADAAAVVAARTAISESAALCLFRHSAFPLGTTEEVRDLFNNVDLVFATAREQRERQFEPLVAAGALRSDQVEVLTSGISEEFLRALHAADRVAMRTQLGIDQDQFAFLVLARLSWEKGVDRVIDAFARLKQAPDPARAVLLIAGEGPLEADLRSQAEHLDVADDVHFLGRHAEVAPLIVASDAVVLASTVPETGPLALKEAMAGGRPVIASAQGGIPEFVTDEQHGLLVVDDEDLLQAMRRSAEDPRQSDAMGAAGREALLGGHRMARRLEYLVQRLDLLALDRLDVDTVLAELAWDDIRLRDEADGGFIFVPRTSQIMELDAKTYSIVRGAFDADDPQSIVRSTTPTPQELARSLYQMGALVRQSSIPQRTTAARMEASA, from the coding sequence ATGGAAATCGTACTGACTGTCTCCGACCAGGCCTGGGGCGGCAAACAGAGATATATGCAACAGGTGGCCGCGGGACTGGCTCAAGTCGGCCACGCGGTGTCCGTCGTCGTCGAGGACGGTAGCGCCATGCTTACGGCGTGCGAAGCCGCCGGTCTGCGTACGGTGTGCGTGTCGGCGTTCGGCACTGACACGCCAGCGGTCGACGCATTGCGTGAGGTTTTCCAGATGAGCGATCCGTCGATCGTCTGTGTGACAGGTCGCGCGGACGCTGCCGCAGTGGTCGCAGCACGGACCGCGATCAGCGAATCAGCCGCCCTCTGCCTCTTCCGACACTCGGCGTTCCCGTTGGGGACGACAGAGGAGGTGCGTGATCTGTTCAACAATGTCGATCTGGTTTTCGCGACGGCACGAGAGCAGCGGGAGCGTCAATTCGAGCCGCTCGTCGCCGCCGGCGCTCTGCGCAGCGATCAGGTCGAGGTATTGACAAGCGGTATCAGCGAGGAGTTCCTGCGTGCGCTGCACGCTGCCGATCGCGTGGCGATGCGCACGCAGCTGGGGATCGACCAGGACCAGTTCGCGTTCCTGGTGCTTGCGCGGCTGTCCTGGGAGAAGGGGGTCGACCGGGTGATCGACGCCTTCGCGCGCCTGAAACAAGCCCCAGACCCGGCACGTGCCGTGCTGCTGATTGCCGGAGAGGGGCCGCTGGAAGCGGATTTACGGAGTCAAGCCGAACATCTCGACGTCGCGGACGACGTCCATTTCCTCGGTAGGCACGCCGAAGTTGCCCCGCTCATCGTGGCCAGCGATGCAGTCGTCCTGGCCAGCACGGTTCCAGAGACTGGCCCGTTAGCGTTGAAGGAAGCCATGGCGGGTGGGCGGCCAGTGATCGCATCGGCGCAGGGCGGTATCCCGGAATTCGTGACCGATGAGCAGCACGGGTTGCTCGTCGTCGATGACGAAGACCTATTACAGGCCATGCGTCGCAGTGCTGAAGATCCTCGCCAGTCGGACGCGATGGGCGCGGCGGGCCGTGAGGCGCTACTCGGGGGGCACCGTATGGCCCGGCGATTGGAATACCTGGTCCAGCGCCTGGATCTGTTGGCTCTCGACCGGCTCGACGTCGACACCGTGCTCGCCGAATTGGCTTGGGACGATATCAGACTGCGCGATGAAGCGGACGGTGGATTCATCTTCGTGCCACGCACGTCACAGATCATGGAACTCGACGCGAAAACGTACTCGATCGTGCGCGGCGCCTTCGATGCAGATGACCCGCAGTCCATCGTTCGATCGACGACCCCGACACCGCAGGAGTTGGCTCGGAGCTTGTATCAGATGGGCGCTCTAGTTCGTCAATCGAGCATTCCGCAACGGACCACGGCCGCGCGCATGGAAGCGTCTGCCTGA
- a CDS encoding NAD-dependent epimerase/dehydratase family protein, whose translation MNDKKILITGGAGFIGGHLARAMAALGREVIVVDDLRVPPMISPDGTVKLVEKPVLELDADDLANVELIYHLASHKSVPRSFHQPLDYLENVDSGRHLLNLCTAVGTPKVVVASTCEVYGQASALPTPEEAPLSPRSPYAATKVGLEMIARAHQRAPGAPEVGVVRFFNVYGPGERPDELVPRLCANLLLRNELPVEGDGSQRRDFSFVTDTVDKLIGLADRPLAPVMNIGSGRSYSVNEVIEVLQEYSPGARIVHKPARINEIQEFRADTALQVGSTGNPATPVSLLDGIRATFEWWAARDRQEIERRLFREESN comes from the coding sequence ATGAATGATAAAAAGATTCTGATCACCGGCGGCGCTGGATTCATCGGAGGCCACCTCGCGCGCGCTATGGCCGCTCTCGGACGTGAGGTGATCGTCGTAGACGACCTGAGGGTCCCACCGATGATCTCACCCGATGGCACTGTGAAGCTGGTCGAAAAGCCGGTGCTCGAGCTCGATGCGGACGATCTGGCCAATGTCGAGCTGATTTACCATCTGGCATCCCATAAGAGCGTGCCGCGGTCGTTCCATCAGCCGCTCGACTATCTGGAAAACGTCGACTCCGGGCGGCATCTGCTGAACCTGTGTACGGCCGTCGGCACCCCGAAAGTGGTGGTGGCCAGCACGTGTGAGGTCTATGGCCAGGCGAGTGCCTTGCCGACGCCGGAAGAGGCACCATTGTCGCCCCGTTCGCCCTACGCGGCGACCAAGGTCGGCCTGGAGATGATCGCGCGGGCGCATCAGCGGGCACCGGGTGCGCCCGAGGTCGGGGTCGTCCGCTTCTTCAACGTCTACGGCCCGGGCGAGCGGCCCGACGAACTCGTCCCAAGGCTGTGCGCGAACCTGTTGCTGCGCAACGAGTTGCCCGTCGAGGGAGACGGTTCGCAACGGCGCGACTTCAGCTTCGTCACCGACACCGTTGACAAGCTCATCGGATTGGCCGACCGACCACTGGCACCCGTGATGAACATCGGATCCGGCCGATCCTATTCGGTGAACGAGGTGATCGAGGTATTGCAGGAATATTCGCCGGGGGCCCGGATCGTCCACAAGCCAGCCCGGATCAACGAGATCCAGGAGTTCCGGGCCGACACCGCGCTACAGGTCGGTTCGACCGGCAATCCTGCGACTCCGGTGAGTCTCCTGGATGGCATACGGGCAACCTTCGAGTGGTGGGCCGCCCGAGATCGGCAAGAAATCGAACGGCGGCTTTTCCGAGAGGAATCCAACTGA
- the dmpG gene encoding 4-hydroxy-2-oxovalerate aldolase — MTIYDVTLRDGQHAVDHQLDVDQIAHYAEVAKSAGIPIIEVGHGNGLGASSLHLGQARLDDLLMLETAREAAPDARLAAFLCPGMGTFTDIDGARSRGADILRIGVHATGADFCESYVDKALRAGLECHAVLMMSHMASTDELVANAALLSEYGCTTVGMMDSAGHYMPEEVGQRIAAMRQAIPGDLSFHAHNNLGLATANVLAAVDAGATVIDASSRGFGAGAGNAQLEVVCALMDRLGIYTGVSLDGCLQTSELAAAELIQTPPLVDAVSLVSGLAGVFSGFKRKVLAAASEYGVSPWDIFFELGRMQAIAGQEDLIPIAAKHLAAQPNTHTQPRRQYAIR, encoded by the coding sequence GTGACGATCTATGACGTCACCCTGCGCGACGGTCAGCATGCGGTCGATCACCAGCTCGATGTCGACCAGATCGCCCACTACGCTGAGGTCGCAAAGAGCGCCGGAATACCGATAATCGAGGTGGGCCACGGAAATGGCCTCGGTGCATCGTCATTGCATCTCGGACAAGCACGTCTGGACGACCTGCTCATGCTGGAGACAGCCCGCGAGGCCGCGCCGGACGCGCGCCTGGCTGCCTTCCTCTGTCCGGGAATGGGCACATTCACCGACATCGACGGCGCACGCTCGCGCGGCGCGGACATTCTGCGAATTGGTGTTCATGCCACCGGTGCCGACTTCTGCGAGTCCTACGTTGACAAGGCGCTGCGAGCTGGACTGGAGTGCCATGCGGTCTTGATGATGAGTCACATGGCCAGCACGGACGAGTTGGTGGCCAACGCGGCGCTGTTATCTGAGTATGGGTGCACGACAGTCGGAATGATGGACAGCGCCGGCCACTACATGCCCGAAGAGGTAGGTCAGCGTATTGCGGCGATGAGGCAGGCGATACCGGGCGATCTTTCGTTTCATGCGCACAACAACCTGGGCTTGGCGACCGCCAACGTTCTTGCTGCCGTCGATGCGGGCGCCACAGTGATCGACGCCAGTTCCAGAGGATTTGGTGCAGGTGCAGGCAACGCGCAGCTCGAAGTGGTCTGCGCCTTGATGGACCGCCTCGGCATCTACACCGGCGTGAGCCTAGACGGCTGCCTGCAAACATCGGAGCTCGCTGCCGCCGAACTGATACAAACACCGCCACTCGTCGACGCGGTGAGCCTTGTCAGCGGCTTGGCCGGCGTCTTCTCTGGGTTCAAGAGAAAGGTCCTCGCGGCTGCATCCGAATACGGCGTAAGCCCGTGGGACATCTTCTTCGAGCTGGGGCGAATGCAGGCCATCGCCGGCCAGGAGGACCTCATCCCCATAGCGGCGAAACATCTGGCCGCACAGCCAAACACGCACACTCAACCGAGGAGGCAGTATGCCATCCGCTGA
- a CDS encoding GNAT family N-acetyltransferase has protein sequence MATDITVTVASAKQWSEFVDLAKRSYGQDIKDAEQLREVADCRVAVRSGTVIAGGVGLTAEQFFGGQEVRSGLLAGGCIAPEERGSRLAGQLLLGRIGPLIDDGAVLVSAWTTSNEYGRKLGWQAPCPVYSWRVRADDLRRAFSGSAYQVNFGISAEGETLIGEVCRRWNGAIRRPPWWTEWKIRQMGLDVYEFRDDSGIVSGVTTVSGVSKEPVRELRVHDFIAGDAAVAATMFNFLSRYNSLAEWVGFRRASLPPAPLLLHNLSRVRAEAQAHHPWMLRILNVEGALQQRGWREMEEQEFTMALVDNFTGETSRYDIEVRKGAADVSKSTRDPDFTLDMCQLASWYAGGYRSAESARLDGISCHSSAPSRALDDFVALTNAHEVWLPEQF, from the coding sequence ATGGCGACCGATATCACCGTCACCGTCGCTTCGGCGAAACAGTGGAGCGAATTTGTAGACCTGGCGAAACGAAGTTACGGACAGGACATCAAGGACGCCGAGCAGCTGAGAGAGGTGGCCGACTGTCGAGTAGCGGTTCGATCGGGCACGGTTATCGCCGGCGGCGTCGGTCTCACCGCAGAACAGTTCTTCGGTGGTCAGGAGGTTCGCAGCGGACTGCTCGCCGGCGGTTGTATCGCCCCCGAGGAGCGGGGCAGCAGGCTGGCTGGTCAACTCCTGCTCGGTCGGATCGGGCCACTCATCGACGACGGTGCGGTCCTCGTTAGCGCTTGGACGACCTCGAACGAATACGGCCGTAAGCTCGGCTGGCAGGCGCCGTGTCCGGTCTACTCCTGGAGGGTTCGGGCAGATGACCTGCGACGGGCATTCTCTGGCAGCGCGTACCAGGTGAACTTCGGGATCAGCGCCGAAGGCGAGACGCTGATCGGTGAGGTGTGCCGACGATGGAACGGTGCGATCAGACGACCGCCATGGTGGACCGAGTGGAAGATCCGTCAGATGGGACTCGACGTGTACGAGTTCCGTGATGACTCGGGCATCGTAAGCGGTGTCACAACGGTCTCAGGAGTATCCAAGGAGCCGGTCCGGGAACTGCGCGTGCATGACTTCATCGCTGGAGATGCGGCGGTGGCAGCCACCATGTTCAACTTCTTGAGCCGGTACAACAGCCTGGCGGAATGGGTGGGGTTTCGGCGCGCTAGTTTGCCGCCTGCTCCTTTGCTCCTACACAACTTGAGCCGGGTTCGCGCCGAAGCTCAGGCGCATCATCCGTGGATGTTGCGGATCCTCAACGTCGAGGGGGCGCTACAGCAGCGAGGCTGGCGTGAGATGGAGGAACAGGAGTTCACCATGGCGCTGGTGGACAATTTCACGGGCGAAACAAGTAGATATGACATAGAGGTGCGTAAAGGTGCCGCAGATGTGTCGAAGTCGACACGCGACCCTGACTTCACCTTGGACATGTGCCAATTGGCCTCGTGGTACGCGGGCGGATATCGATCTGCGGAATCTGCAAGGCTTGATGGAATTTCTTGCCACTCGTCTGCGCCCAGCCGAGCGCTCGATGATTTCGTAGCGTTGACGAACGCGCACGAGGTGTGGCTGCCCGAGCAATTCTGA
- a CDS encoding 2-keto-4-pentenoate hydratase, translated as MARQPQPSTVELFRALDVDVDLTADNFAAAERLFRAGRADERVRTTDIAELTADNLDDAYRIQRINIRKEINEGRSVVGYKVGLTSEAMQQQLRTAEPDSGILLDRMVQPSGCTVDKETLFSGRIEAEFAVELSPTARPDQLIDEAGIRSNISRTMLALEVLDTRYESWLISLWHSIADNASCAMAVVGTPTEEVWAEQLKDLTIDVFVDGEKRDSGKGSAVLGDPINSVVWLARQLKRSGLSLHPGDIVITGSVHASIALEGVSEVVARSHSHDDVVARFR; from the coding sequence ATGGCTCGCCAACCACAACCGTCGACAGTCGAATTATTTCGCGCACTCGACGTCGACGTAGATCTCACTGCGGATAATTTCGCTGCCGCAGAGCGCTTGTTCCGCGCTGGCCGCGCCGACGAGCGCGTGCGAACGACCGACATCGCGGAGTTGACAGCCGACAATCTCGACGATGCCTATCGAATCCAGCGCATCAACATCCGAAAAGAAATCAACGAGGGACGCTCGGTTGTCGGATACAAGGTCGGCCTCACGTCGGAAGCCATGCAGCAACAATTGCGCACCGCCGAGCCCGATTCCGGAATTCTCCTCGATCGCATGGTCCAGCCCAGCGGATGCACCGTAGACAAAGAGACCCTGTTCAGTGGCCGAATAGAAGCCGAGTTCGCGGTCGAGCTGTCGCCGACTGCCAGACCGGACCAGTTGATCGACGAGGCCGGAATCCGAAGCAATATCTCCAGGACCATGCTCGCCCTCGAAGTTCTCGACACAAGATACGAAAGCTGGTTGATCAGCCTCTGGCACAGCATCGCGGACAACGCTTCATGCGCTATGGCAGTGGTCGGCACACCGACGGAAGAGGTTTGGGCCGAACAGTTGAAAGATCTCACCATCGACGTTTTTGTTGATGGGGAAAAGCGAGACAGCGGCAAAGGGTCAGCCGTCCTCGGCGACCCGATCAACTCGGTCGTATGGCTTGCGCGTCAGCTGAAACGTTCGGGGCTTTCGCTGCATCCCGGTGACATCGTTATCACCGGGTCGGTGCATGCGAGCATCGCTCTCGAAGGCGTCTCCGAGGTCGTAGCCCGTTCACACTCGCACGACGACGTTGTCGCGCGGTTTCGCTGA
- a CDS encoding radical SAM protein, with amino-acid sequence MANYTAPVRASLDVTYACDLRCIHCRTNTGEIPVHIRRKMLSIEQLQQVMIELDRMGTFEITLTGGEPTIRKGFWELLDVVPKLEHATVTLITNAANHSREQLDRIIDSGVRSVRVSIDGTRETFSKVRLVDAFDTVIENSIYLMQRVPSFKVLTTVMKTNQDNLFELTDYLRARGFRRQDLILVRAHGRGGRNRLLLTEDETMALHRQVADFKRDVPAVDFDLNLNAPYLIPGEQVREFQDVVMFPYYIRDSGVAISATGDVTMSRLYSALPLGNTKEASVQDIWKLGQAQVDQEQEEFTEDRLREIFWSFAADDGKVSIPLTSLLDRQIFEGAEVR; translated from the coding sequence ATGGCGAACTACACTGCTCCGGTCCGGGCCAGCCTGGACGTCACCTACGCATGCGACCTCCGTTGCATACACTGCCGAACCAATACCGGTGAGATCCCAGTCCATATTCGACGCAAGATGCTGTCGATCGAACAGCTGCAGCAAGTCATGATCGAGCTGGATCGAATGGGGACCTTCGAGATCACGCTCACAGGAGGAGAGCCGACGATCCGCAAAGGCTTCTGGGAACTTCTCGATGTCGTACCGAAGCTCGAGCATGCGACTGTCACGCTGATCACCAATGCAGCCAACCATTCGAGGGAACAGCTCGACCGCATCATCGACAGCGGTGTGCGGTCTGTCCGGGTCAGCATCGACGGCACGAGGGAAACCTTCAGCAAGGTGCGGCTCGTCGACGCGTTCGACACGGTGATCGAGAACTCGATCTACCTCATGCAGCGTGTTCCGAGCTTCAAGGTCCTCACAACGGTGATGAAGACCAACCAGGACAACCTATTCGAGTTGACGGACTACCTGCGCGCGCGCGGCTTTCGCCGCCAGGATCTGATCCTGGTGCGTGCACACGGCCGGGGTGGACGGAACCGGCTGTTGCTGACCGAAGATGAGACCATGGCGCTGCATCGACAAGTGGCCGATTTCAAGCGAGACGTGCCGGCCGTCGACTTCGACCTCAATCTGAACGCGCCCTACCTCATTCCAGGCGAGCAGGTCCGGGAGTTTCAGGATGTCGTGATGTTCCCCTACTACATCCGTGACAGCGGAGTGGCGATCTCGGCGACAGGTGATGTGACGATGAGCAGGCTCTACAGCGCACTGCCGCTGGGCAACACCAAAGAAGCGTCTGTCCAGGACATCTGGAAGCTGGGGCAGGCTCAGGTCGACCAGGAACAGGAGGAGTTCACCGAGGATCGGCTGCGGGAGATCTTCTGGAGCTTCGCCGCGGACGACGGGAAGGTGTCGATTCCGCTCACCTCGCTGCTGGACCGACAGATTTTCGAAGGCGCGGAGGTTCGATAG
- a CDS encoding ABC transporter permease, producing the protein MRPELKQPPLRVQLMDLLLIQLSNFRWSWRSMVVTGTLTPVLIVASFGAVAGRDSVSLSYVLCGSIVLSLMFQNQNNVANNFAYMKEMGTLDFFATLPLHRSVVIVATVLSFFLLSIPALVVTAVAGILLLGVNVDASPYAAVVIPLCVLPLAGIGALIGILARSTEEAGSASLLVTLVLLFCGPVMLPPDRLPDWIMTISFVSPTTYGASAIRQVLVGPVTDKLWIDAGVLVLVSFLTLWLAGHKLPWRER; encoded by the coding sequence ATGCGTCCTGAACTGAAACAGCCCCCTCTACGCGTACAGCTGATGGACCTCCTATTGATTCAGCTCTCCAACTTCCGCTGGTCGTGGCGGAGCATGGTCGTGACCGGGACGCTCACCCCGGTGCTGATCGTGGCTTCCTTCGGTGCGGTAGCCGGGCGGGACAGCGTGAGCCTCAGTTACGTCCTGTGTGGCAGCATCGTATTGTCGTTGATGTTCCAGAATCAGAACAATGTGGCCAACAATTTTGCGTACATGAAGGAAATGGGAACCCTTGACTTCTTCGCGACGCTGCCGCTGCACCGTTCTGTAGTGATCGTCGCGACTGTGTTGTCGTTCTTTCTGCTGTCTATTCCGGCCCTAGTTGTGACAGCGGTGGCGGGCATCCTACTACTCGGGGTCAACGTCGATGCCAGCCCGTATGCCGCGGTAGTGATTCCGTTGTGTGTGCTGCCTTTGGCCGGCATAGGCGCGTTGATCGGCATCCTGGCCAGATCGACGGAGGAGGCGGGCTCGGCGAGCCTGCTAGTGACTCTGGTGCTGCTCTTCTGCGGGCCGGTGATGCTGCCGCCGGATCGACTGCCTGACTGGATCATGACCATCAGCTTCGTAAGCCCGACCACTTACGGCGCATCCGCGATCCGACAGGTCCTTGTAGGGCCGGTGACCGACAAGCTTTGGATTGACGCCGGAGTATTGGTGCTGGTGTCCTTCCTCACCCTGTGGCTCGCCGGGCACAAATTGCCATGGCGCGAGCGATAG
- a CDS encoding helix-turn-helix transcriptional regulator yields the protein MELGRASVHHISFYATSPAVHVLPSRPGHTAIVVGRQGLLGLGTSAPDHHILVGQGDLVACDNTRPLTMQRSSRSAGVVILIVPVPMRPDKRPALLIRADAAGSNVVELMRGFLDRILTSAPMFSAAQARHIEAAAMNLAAALAEGQGSSGQTTKPDTQQDQLLAQVLGYIDAKLSDPGMTSGQVAAAHHISVRHLQRLFKAVDSTPSAWIRRCRLEACRRELRDPALRTLSIQEVGVRNGFLLASDFSRAFRGQYGMPPGKFRDEWYEPDADRQ from the coding sequence GTGGAGTTGGGTCGCGCCAGCGTGCACCACATCAGCTTCTATGCCACCAGCCCGGCAGTACATGTGCTCCCCTCACGGCCAGGGCACACCGCCATCGTTGTTGGCCGCCAAGGGCTGCTTGGGCTTGGTACATCGGCGCCCGACCACCACATCCTGGTGGGTCAAGGCGACCTCGTGGCCTGCGACAACACTCGTCCATTAACGATGCAGCGATCGTCGCGCTCGGCCGGCGTTGTAATCCTGATCGTGCCGGTCCCGATGCGCCCGGACAAGCGACCTGCCCTCCTCATCAGAGCGGACGCGGCCGGCAGCAATGTGGTCGAGCTGATGCGCGGGTTCCTCGACAGAATCCTCACGTCCGCCCCGATGTTTTCCGCGGCGCAGGCACGCCACATCGAAGCCGCGGCAATGAACCTGGCTGCGGCCCTGGCCGAAGGCCAGGGCTCGAGCGGGCAGACAACTAAGCCGGATACCCAACAAGACCAGCTTCTTGCGCAGGTACTCGGCTACATCGACGCCAAACTTTCCGACCCTGGCATGACATCGGGTCAGGTCGCGGCAGCGCACCACATTTCGGTTCGCCACCTGCAACGGCTATTCAAGGCCGTAGACAGCACGCCGTCGGCTTGGATTCGACGGTGCAGGCTGGAGGCATGCCGCCGCGAACTGCGCGATCCGGCATTGCGGACTCTGTCGATCCAAGAAGTCGGTGTGCGAAACGGCTTCCTGCTGGCCTCGGATTTCAGCAGAGCGTTCCGCGGGCAGTACGGGATGCCGCCAGGAAAGTTTCGTGACGAGTGGTACGAGCCGGACGCCGACCGCCAATGA
- a CDS encoding ABC transporter ATP-binding protein: protein MKFAYRVESLVKRYPGQAAPAVDGMTFEIREGEIFGMLGDNGAGKTTLVRQLAGLLQPTSGRVELFGRDVTRDPRFISTVIGYMPQSSAALNRLTVREAIYFAAHLRGLSRMDARRECDELLELWRLGPIGGQVCSRLSGGQRRLLQLAVAMSGHAPVLILDEPTNDLDPLNKRHVWEVLSDWNVRLGTTIVLVTHDAVEAEKVIQRVGIVQRGSFTALGTPAQLKSEIAQKLRVEVRFEPTNPPSLPCDIAPQEKEDGYWLFMLDRDDATMLLAHMEFHKVSDLRLNSTTLEDLYIHYAS, encoded by the coding sequence ATGAAGTTCGCTTACAGGGTGGAGAGCCTCGTCAAACGGTATCCAGGGCAAGCAGCGCCCGCCGTCGATGGGATGACGTTCGAAATTCGGGAGGGGGAAATATTCGGCATGCTCGGAGACAACGGCGCAGGAAAGACAACCCTGGTGCGCCAGCTCGCGGGGCTCCTGCAGCCCACAAGCGGCCGAGTCGAATTGTTCGGTCGAGATGTCACCCGTGATCCCCGTTTCATCTCGACAGTCATCGGCTACATGCCGCAGAGCAGCGCGGCTTTGAATCGCCTGACGGTCCGCGAAGCGATCTATTTTGCTGCTCACCTGCGCGGTCTATCCCGTATGGACGCACGACGCGAATGCGATGAACTACTCGAGCTCTGGCGCCTCGGCCCCATTGGGGGTCAGGTCTGTTCGCGGCTGTCGGGTGGCCAACGGCGATTGCTCCAATTGGCCGTCGCCATGTCGGGACATGCACCGGTACTCATACTCGACGAGCCGACCAACGACCTCGATCCACTCAACAAAAGGCATGTGTGGGAGGTTCTCTCCGACTGGAACGTCCGGCTAGGAACCACTATCGTGCTCGTTACCCACGACGCGGTTGAAGCGGAGAAAGTGATCCAGCGGGTCGGCATCGTGCAACGGGGAAGCTTCACCGCACTGGGGACGCCCGCGCAGCTGAAATCCGAGATCGCTCAGAAACTGCGCGTAGAGGTGCGATTCGAGCCAACCAATCCACCCAGCCTACCCTGTGATATTGCGCCGCAGGAGAAGGAAGACGGCTACTGGCTGTTCATGCTTGACAGGGACGATGCCACGATGCTGCTGGCCCACATGGAGTTTCACAAAGTGTCTGATCTCCGCCTCAATTCGACAACTCTCGAGGATCTGTACATCCACTATGCGTCCTGA